The Mangrovibacillus cuniculi sequence CATACCTCCTCAGATTATATATAGTTTACGAGCTAAAGCGATTTAGCTCGTATTTTTTTGTCGCGTGACGCGACAACTAGGCGTTGGCCACGTGATGTGGCCGGAACTTAGCGTAGTATCCATAATGTTGTTTTTAGAATTCGTGACGCGACAACTAGGCGATGGCCACGTGATGTGGCCGGAACTTAGCGTAGTATCCTTTAATTTCCTAGATTTCCGCGACAACTTTATGCTGCCAGCTTTTCTAGCGGCAAGTCGCCGAAGCCACCGAGAAGAGAGCGGTTCCCCATTGACAAGTCGCCGAAGCCGCGGAGAAGAGAGTGATTTACATCGGCAAGTCGCCAAAGCCACGGAGAAGAGAGTGGTTCCCCCGCGGCAAGTCGCCAAAGCCGCCCCGTGTTCAGCAATCCCTAGGCGACAAACGCCAAAAGTCGCCATAAGCCCCGCAATCCCCATGCGGCAAATCCCACAAGTTGCCTCACCACACCTCAAATCTCCAAAATATAAAAAAAGGATTCTATCTAATAAAATAGAAGTTAATAGATGCATATAGAAGAACGGAGTGAGCATGTGAACATACTTTTTACTTTTGAACCAAATCAAGATTTTCAACAGCACTTTCAGTCAACGTATCAGGACCTTCATTGGACATTCGCCAAATCTATAAGGGAAGCGGAGAAGCGATTAAGTGATGCAGAAGTAATCGTTACATACGGAGAAGATTTAAGAGATCAACATATTGAACAAGCAACTAATTTGAAATGGATTATGGTTGTTTCAGCAGGCTTGGAGAAAATGCCTTTCGCTTCTATACAGAAGAAAATATTCTAGTTACAAATGCGAGAGGAATTCATGCAATCCCAATGGCGGAGTATACATTAGGTGTCATGATTCATCACGCGAAGCAGATGAAACTGTTAGCACAGCAGGAAGAGGAACATCTATGGAATAGAAGAGTGCCAATGCAAGAACTCTATGGACAAACGGCAATGATTGTAGGAGCTGGTGCAATTGGAACGAGAATTGCACACATTCTCAAAGCGTTTACTATGAATGTGATTGGAGTTAACACATCGGGGACTTTACCAACTCCGTTTGACGAGGCATACTCAATGGAAGATATGGATCAAGCTCTTCCAAATGCGGATTATATTATCTCCATCCTTCCGAGTACTCCAAGCACTATTGATTTTTGGAGAAAACCCCATTTTAAACTAATGAAGTCAACTGCTGTTTTTATAACATTGGTAGAGGAGATGCTGTTGACGATAAAGTTTTATTGGATACCATGAACAATAATGAGATTGCACATGCTTATTTAGATGTTTTTAAACATGAGCCTCTTCCAAGTGAGCACGCATTTTGGAAACAGGAGAACATCACAGTGACTCCGCATATTTCAAGCATCACCAAAAATATCTTCCAAGATCTTTTGAAATCTTTGAGCAAAACCTAAAGCTTTTTATAGAAGGACAAGAAGACTTCCAGAATATAATAGACGTGAAAAGAGGGTATTAACGATGAAAATATATACAAAAACAGGTGACAAGGGGCAAACGTCTCTAATCTATGGTTCGCGCGTTGCAAAAAATGATCTTCGAGTGGAGGCGTATGGAACGTGTGATGAAGCAAACTCCGTAATTGGTGTAAGTCTTAGTTTTCTAGATGCTGTGACATTTGAAGGGAAAGAGGCATTCGTGGAGTCTTTGCAAAGAGTACAAACCGAATTGTTCCACGTTGGAGCTGAGCTTGCTACACCCCAAGATAAAAAAGTAACATGGGAACTAAAGGATCAGCACATTAGTATGTTGGAGACGGAGTTAGACAAGTGGGAAGAAGCACTACCTCCGCTTAGACAATTTATTCTACCTTCTGGACATCCAACAGGTGCTCAACTTCACGTTGCTCGTACGATTGTTAGAAGAGCAGAAAGAATAGCGGTTGGAATCGATGGAGTAAATCCATTAGTACTATCTTACCTAAACCGATTATCCGATTACTTATTTGTTGCAGCCAGGTATGTAAATCTACAACTTCAGAAACCAGAGACGCCTTTGCAGATAAAATGATAGTGCATTAGGTAGATACCTTCCTTACGTACTAAAACGTTTGACAGATTCTTCACTAGAGGAGTACACTGTTTATAAAGATTATAAAGTAAGAATAAATACCTTTAAAGGAAGAGAGGTGCATGATGGTGTCCCATGAACACTTACGTGAAGCACTAGATACTTTAAAAAGCACGGGCGTCCGGATTACACCACAGCGCCATGCAATACTTGAATACATGATTGGAGCAATGTCTCATCCAACTGCAGATGATATCTATAAAGCGTTAGAGGGAAAATTCCCTAATATGAGCGTAGCTACAGTCTACAACAACTTACGAGTTTTTAAAGAGGTTGGGCTGGTAAAAGAATTAACATATGGAGATGCTTCCAGTCGTTTTGACTTTGTTACAACAGATCATTATCATGTCATTTGCGAGGACTGCGGTAAGATGGTAGATTTTTCTTACCCTGGACTAGATGAAGTTGAACAACTAGCTGCACATGTCACTGGATTTACCATTAGTCATCATAGAATGGAAATCTACGGATCGTGTCCAGAGTGTTCTAATAAAAAGAAACATTAAAAAGGTGCTGATTGCCAGCACCTTTTTCTTATAATATCAGCTATTGTTGAATTGTTTTCTTTGAATTATATGATTCATCAAAATCTTTTCCTTCTAATGAAGGATCTAACGTTAGTGGTTCATTGCAATACATACACATATCTACACGTCCTAGTACTTTCGTTAGTTTGTTACAATTGGACAAACTACTTGTACTGCTCTTGTGGAAAGCATTCCAATCCAAAAGTATACGACAGTGCTGAAAATAATAGATAATAAACCAAGCAACATAAAGATTGTCATAACGATGGGGTATGATTTAAAGAAAATACCTCCATACATAATGATGAAGCCAATAAATACTAAGCTTAAGGCAAATGTTCTAATCTTATTAATTTTATTCGAGTACTTAGCCATTTCGTCTCCCTATAATTGCTAGTCTATCACACAGACTTGGAACATTCACCAGTTTCTAAGGGAGGAAAAAGCGAAATTACGTCGAATAATGTCTAAAAAGTAGTTAGGAGTGGGATACATGGAAGCAAAACTAAGACCGATCTACCAAGAGCGAGCTAGCCATCCAACACATTAGGAATTGTCCTTATAGAGAAAAAATATAGTAAGCCCAGTTACAGATACGTTTGATGTAATTCTTTTTGTCATATTAAAACAAGCGGAAGAAGATGTATTCATTAAACATTATTCTTTTGATGAGAAAAAAGCAGCTCTTCTTAGTGACGGAAAAACAAGTGTTAGAGTGGCTATTACTAGGAAGTAATCGAAAAATCATTGACTGGTTAATGAACGGGAAAATTGTGTTTGATAGGAATGAATATATTGAGAAGTTAAAAACTGAATTAAACGAGTTTCCTTTCCACGGTAGAAAGTTAAAAATGGGCATTGAGTTTGCTCGCTTGATTAGAAGGTATCGTGACGGGAAGTCCTTTTTTGAAAGTCATCAATATTTAGATGCTTACAATCACATTGTTCATTCTCTTCACCATTTGGCAAGATTAGCTGTCATTGACCATGGTTTTCATCCGGAAGTTACAGTCTGGAATCAAGTGAAAAAAATTGAACCAGAAATTTATAAATTATATGAAGAATTAGTTATGAGTGAAGAGACGATGGAGAAAAGATTAGAGCTGTTGTTCTTGGCTAGTGAACTACTTATACTTCAAAAAGTAGAGCAAGGGTCTGCTCATTTATTCGGTGTATTAGAAGAAAAGATTCGTGGTCTATTCAGGATTGTTAAAACATGAAGAAGTAAAGAGTTACGGAATAGATCTAACTGGTATGCTCGAATTCTTAATTGAAAAGCACCAAGTTCATATTCAATTAGAAGAAACAAAGGGGTAGGAATCTATCACCGCTACTATGCGAAAAAAAACTTTTGAAATCCGTTGACTTTTTGAATAGTATCTTGATATATTAAACGTCGCTGCTGACGGATTAGTAGCGACAAAAAAAATGAAAAAAGTTGTTGACTTCGACTTGTTAATGTGTTAAATTAATAAAGTCGCTGAAAAAGACATTGAACTTTGAAAACTAAACAAACCAAGTGCCAACGTTTAATTCAGTTGTTTCTATGAAACAACAAAACAAGTTTTTTATGAGCTAATCAAACATCTATTGGAGAGTTTGATCCTGGCTCAGGACGAACGCTGGCGGCGTGCCTAATACATGCAAGTCGAGCGGACTTGTGGGAGCTTGCTCCCGCAAGTTAGCGGCGGACGGGTGAGTAACACGTGGGTAACCTGCCTGTAAGATTGGGATAACTCCGGGAAACCGGGGCTAATACCGAATAACATCATTTGTCGCATGACAGATGATTCAAAGGTGGCTTCGGCTATCACTTACAGATGGACCCGCGGCGCATTAGCTAGTTGGTGAGGTAACGGCTCACCAAGGCGACGATGCGTAGCCGACCTGAGAGGGTGATCGGCCACACTGGGACTGAGACACGGCCCAGACTCCTACGGGAGGCAGCAGTAGGGAATCTTCCGCAATGGACGAAAGTCTGACGGAGCAACGCCGCGTGAGTGAAGAAGGTTTTCGGATCGTAAAACTCTGTTGTTAGGGAAGAACAAGTACCGTTCGAATAGGGCGGTACCTTGACGGTACCTAACCAGAAAGCCACGGCTAACTACGTGCCAGCAGCCGCGGTAATACGTAGGTGGCAAGCGTTGTCCGGAATTATTGGGCGTAAAGCGCGCGCAGGTGGTTTCTTAAGTCTGATGTGAAAGCCCACGGCTCAACCGTGGAGGGTCATTGGAAACTGGGAAACTTGAGTGCAGAAGAGGAAAGTGGAATTCCACGTGTAGCGGTGAAATGCGTAGAGATGTGGAGGAACACCAGTGGCGAAGGCGACTTTCTGGTCTGTAACTGACACTGAGGCGCGAAAGCGTGGGGAGCAAACAGGATTAGATACCCTGGTAGTCCACGCCGTAAACGATGAGTGCTAAGTGTTGGAGGGTTTCCGCCCTTCAGTGCTGCAGCTAACGCATTAAGCACTCCGCCTGGGGAGTACGGTCGCAAGACTGAAACTCAAAGGAATTGACGGGGGCCCGCACAAGCGGTGGAGCATGTGGTTTAATTCGAAGCAACGCGAAGAACCTTACCAGCTCTTGACATCCTCTGACAACCCTAGAGATAGGGCGTTCCCCTTCGGGGGACAGAGTGACAGGTGGTGCATGGTTGTCGTCAGCTCGTGTCGTGAGATGTTGGGTTAAGTCCCGCAACGAGCGCAACCCTTGATCTTAGTTGCCATCATTTAGTTGGGCACTCTAAGGTGACTGCCGGTGACAAACCGGAGGAAGGTGGGGATGACGTCAAATCATCATGCCCCTTATGAGCTGGGCTACACACGTGCTACAATGGACGGTACAAAGGGCTGCAAGACCGCGAGGTTAAGCCAATCCCATAAAACCGTTCTCAGTTCGGATTGTAGGCTGCAACTCGCCTACATGAAGCTGGAATCGCTAGTAATCGCGGATCAGCATGCCGCGGTGAATACGTTCCCGGGCCTTGTACACACCGCCCGTCACACCACGAGAGTTTGTAACACCCGAAGTCGGTGGGGTAACCTTTTGGAGCCAGCCGCCTAAGGTGGGACAGATGATTGGGGTGAAGTCGTAACAAGGTAGCCGTATCGGAAGGTGCGGCTGGATCACCTCCTTTCTAAGGATATATTACGGAACAGTACTTCTTCGGAAGTACTGACGTTCGGCACATACATTGGTTTGTTTAGTTTTGATGGTTCAATCCATCAAAACTTTTGTTCTTTGAAAACTAAATACTGTAAGACACCAAAGCAATTAAAACCGAGAATCGCCATCTTAAGATTTCTTTCCATTATGGTAAGAAAAAAATATAGCATTATTAACGGTTAAGTTAATAAGGGCGCACGGTGGATGCCTTGGCACTAGGAGCCGATGAAGGACGTCACTAACAACGATATGCTTCGGGGAGCTGTAAGTAAGCTTCGATCCGGAGATTTCCGAATGGGGAAACCCACTGTTCGTAATGGAACAGTATCCTTCTCTGAATACATAGGAGTTGGAAGGCAGACCCGGGAACTGAAACATCTAAGTACCCGGAGGAAGAGAAAGCAAACGCGATTCCCTTAGTAGCGGCGAGCGAAACGGGAACAGCCCAAACCAAGAGGCTTGCCTCTTGGGGTTGTAGGACACTCTATACGGAGTTACAAAAGAACGAGGTAGATGAAGCGACCTGGAAAGGTCCGCAAGAGAAGGTAAAAGCCCTGTAGTCGAAATCTTGTTCTCTCCTGAGTGGATCCTGAGTACGGCGGAACACGTGAAATTCCGTCGGAATCCGGGAGGACCATCTCCCAAGGCTAAATACTCCCTAGTGACCGATAGTGAACCAGTACCGTGAGGGAAAGGTGAAAAGCACCCCGGAAGGGGAGTGAAATAGATCCTGAAACCGTGTGCCTACAAGTAGTTAGAGCCCGTTAATGGGTGATAGCGTGCCTTTTGTAGAATGAACCGGCGAGTTACGATTTCATGCAAGGTTAAGTTTTAGAAGACGGAGCCGCAGCGAAAGCGAGTCTGAATAGGGCGAATGAGTATGAGGTCGTAGACCCGAAACCAGGTGATCTACCCATGTCCAGGGTGAAGTTCAGGTAACACTGAATGGAGGCCCGAACCCACGCACGTTGAAAAGTGCGGGGATGAGGTGTGGGTAGCGGAGAAATTCCAATCGAACTTGGAGATAGCTGGTTCTCTCCGAAATAGCTTTAGGGCTAGCCTCACGTTGTAAGAGTCTTGGAGGTAGAGCACTGTTTGGACTAGGGGCCCCATCGGGTTACCGAATTCAGACAAACTCCGAATGCCAATGACTTATCCGTGGGAGTCAGACTGCGAGTGATAAGATCCGTAGTCGAAAGGGAAACAGCCCAGACCACCAGCTAAGGTCCCAAAGTATACGTTAAGTGGAAAAGGATGTGGAGTTGCTTAGACAACCAGGATGTTGGCTTAGAAGCAGCCACCATTTAAAGAGTGCGTAATAGCTCACTGGTCGAGTGACTCTGCGCCGAAAATGTACCGGGGCTAAACGTATCACCGAAGCTGTGGATTCACACCGTTGGTGTGAGTGGTAGGAGAGCGTTCTAAGTGCGTCGAAGCTAGACCGGAAGGACTGGTGGAGCGCTTAGAAGTGAGAATGCCGGTATGAGTAGCGAAAGAAGGGTGAGAATCCCTTCCACCGAATGCCTAAGGTTTCCTGAGGAAGGCTCGTCCGCTCAGGGTTAGTCGGGACCTAAGCCGAGGCCGAATGGCGTAGGCGATGGACAACAGGTTGATATTCCTGTACCACCTCTCTTCCGTTTGAGCAATGGGGGGACGCAGGAGGATAGGGTATGCGCACTGCTGGATATGTGCGCTCAAGCAGTAAGACTGGTAACGAGGCAAATCCCGTTACCGTAAGGTCAAGCTGTGATGACGAGGGAATTATAGTACCGAAGTACCTGATTTCACACTGCCAAGAAAAGCCTCTAGCGAGGAAGAAGGTGCCCGTACCGCAAACCGACACAGGTAGGCGAGGAGAGAATCCTAAGGTGTGCGAGAGAACTCTCGTTAAGGAACTCGGCAAAATGACCCCGTAACTTCGGGAGAAGGGGTGCTCTGATAGGGTGAAAGCCCGAGAGAGCCGCAGTGAATAGGCCCAGGCGACTGTTTAGCAAAACACAGGTCTCTGCGAAGCCGCAAGGCGAAGTATAGGGGCTGACGCCTGCCCGGTGCTGGAAGGTTAAGGAGAGGGGTTAGCTCACGCGAAGCTCTGAACCGAAGCCCCAGTAAACGGCGGCCGTAACTATAACGGTCCTAAGGTAGCGAAATTCCTTGTCGGGTAAGTTCCGACCCGCACGAAAGGCGTAACGATCTGGGCACTG is a genomic window containing:
- the perR gene encoding peroxide-responsive transcriptional repressor PerR — translated: MVSHEHLREALDTLKSTGVRITPQRHAILEYMIGAMSHPTADDIYKALEGKFPNMSVATVYNNLRVFKEVGLVKELTYGDASSRFDFVTTDHYHVICEDCGKMVDFSYPGLDEVEQLAAHVTGFTISHHRMEIYGSCPECSNKKKH
- a CDS encoding cob(I)yrinic acid a,c-diamide adenosyltransferase, producing the protein MKIYTKTGDKGQTSLIYGSRVAKNDLRVEAYGTCDEANSVIGVSLSFLDAVTFEGKEAFVESLQRVQTELFHVGAELATPQDKKVTWELKDQHISMLETELDKWEEALPPLRQFILPSGHPTGAQLHVARTIVRRAERIAVGIDGVNPLVLSYLNRLSDYLFVAARYVNLQLQKPETPLQIK